In the Leptolyngbya sp. CCY15150 genome, one interval contains:
- a CDS encoding DMT family transporter codes for MESLNNLPNTSDSDQGHHPEQVLAKMSQDLQQLQQSLVVQLSQDVSRLQTEKSKLMNDIDALQSQRQDLTTHQETTLSQQQIAQQQIWASQMAQAIADHLQTLMVHRLGEMHQEPDRSEPAPTLADRPTAPVGQDDATYRVLNSLDASLNQTLTSVKRDLSSYQSSLSQQLNRMQTMQQQGEAILEVLVSRLNQQLQDEVRRSQVRPADQNGYMGSSPSSWSPSPPPEGSVATAYRNGSPAPMAAPAPSPPSQALSSFQLGLIMVLGSTLALSLHNVVVGIIGNESSIFNIWSLGGFISLSSLGNSILVLLIRMLIVVPLMTLIAMVIYPKTWSEIKGFCLSQDYGLMRSVVGSGFFLFLSQVLIYISIAGVGPGVAVTILFMYPIITAPLAWIFFGDRPSWLRVVVMIAIFLGVVLTSWPRLVGTGELSIWGIGTAIISGIAFAFYLIAMQISFRKLHPVPVSVIQFFTIFVLTCLSLILLPLTSPITGFDYGLSLNPQGRAGLLASGFVLGALTLVGYLMNNYGVRYMGAARASIIASSGPVLTALLAFVITPGPRTALATVQIIGVLIVTIGVTAMNFEKMVMQRPKKS; via the coding sequence ATGGAGTCGCTGAACAATCTACCGAATACTTCTGATTCAGACCAGGGTCATCACCCTGAGCAAGTTTTGGCCAAGATGAGCCAAGATTTGCAGCAGCTACAGCAAAGCTTAGTGGTTCAACTGAGCCAAGATGTAAGCCGACTTCAGACCGAGAAGTCAAAGCTGATGAACGATATTGACGCGCTGCAGTCTCAACGGCAAGACTTGACCACCCATCAAGAGACCACGCTCTCCCAGCAGCAAATTGCTCAGCAGCAAATTTGGGCTTCGCAAATGGCGCAAGCGATCGCCGATCATCTGCAAACCTTGATGGTACATCGCCTGGGCGAGATGCACCAAGAGCCCGATCGCTCTGAGCCAGCGCCCACCTTAGCCGATCGCCCCACTGCACCCGTGGGCCAGGATGACGCTACCTATCGAGTACTCAACTCCTTAGATGCTAGCCTCAACCAGACGCTCACCTCCGTCAAGCGTGACCTCAGCAGCTATCAAAGCTCCCTATCCCAACAGCTCAATCGGATGCAAACGATGCAGCAGCAGGGAGAAGCGATTTTAGAAGTGCTGGTGAGCCGTCTCAATCAACAGCTTCAAGACGAAGTGCGGCGATCGCAGGTGCGTCCTGCCGACCAAAATGGCTATATGGGATCTTCACCCAGCTCTTGGAGCCCATCTCCGCCTCCAGAGGGTTCTGTGGCAACCGCCTATCGTAACGGCTCCCCGGCCCCGATGGCGGCTCCTGCTCCATCGCCACCGTCCCAAGCGCTTTCCTCGTTCCAACTGGGCCTGATTATGGTGCTGGGGTCTACCCTGGCGCTGTCGCTCCACAACGTGGTGGTGGGCATCATTGGCAACGAAAGCAGCATTTTCAACATCTGGTCTCTAGGCGGATTTATTAGCCTGTCTAGCCTAGGCAACTCGATCCTGGTGCTGCTGATTCGCATGTTGATTGTGGTGCCGTTGATGACGTTGATTGCCATGGTCATCTACCCCAAAACCTGGAGCGAAATTAAGGGCTTTTGCCTCTCCCAAGACTATGGCTTGATGCGTAGCGTCGTAGGCAGCGGCTTCTTCCTCTTCCTGTCGCAGGTCTTAATCTATATTTCCATTGCCGGTGTGGGGCCAGGCGTCGCCGTGACGATTCTATTCATGTACCCCATTATTACCGCACCCCTAGCCTGGATATTTTTTGGCGATCGCCCTAGCTGGCTGCGTGTTGTAGTCATGATCGCCATTTTCCTAGGCGTTGTTCTCACCAGTTGGCCACGACTGGTCGGCACGGGTGAACTATCGATCTGGGGCATTGGCACGGCGATTATTTCCGGCATTGCCTTCGCCTTTTACCTCATTGCCATGCAGATTAGCTTCCGGAAACTGCATCCGGTGCCGGTTAGCGTCATCCAGTTTTTCACCATTTTTGTCTTGACTTGCCTCAGCCTGATTCTGCTACCGCTCACCAGTCCCATCACAGGGTTTGACTATGGCCTGTCCCTCAATCCCCAAGGGCGGGCAGGACTCTTGGCCAGCGGTTTTGTCCTGGGAGCCTTGACCTTGGTGGGCTACTTGATGAACAACTATGGCGTGCGCTACATGGGGGCGGCGCGGGCGTCGATTATTGCGTCCAGCGGGCCGGTGTTAACGGCTCTCCTGGCCTTTGTGATTACGCCGGGGCCCCGCACGGCCTTGGCCACGGTGCAAATTATTGGGGTCTTGATTGTCACGATTGGGGTGACGGCCATGAACTTTGAAAAGATGGTGATGCAACGCCCCAAAAAATCCTAA